One genomic window of Daphnia pulex isolate KAP4 chromosome 10, ASM2113471v1 includes the following:
- the LOC124204163 gene encoding fatty acid hydroxylase domain-containing protein 2-like has product MDKGQQPSLWAWARHSALLVATIVVIFAAFSNSLTWYLQQLWGASGDFWQSLWNRFLDRFGDDEFSLFVYGTTILTMGLYWGVGSIYVMMDYFNLPKWIRKYKVQLGTNEPVDRKRLITAVGHVLFNQIFVGIPFAAFGYWMMKKPLAPFRELPNFSRVLLELAVFIVVEEIVFYYSHRFLHHRRLYKYIHKKHHEWTAPIAVTAIYCHPLEHLLSNIVPPALGTIIMSSHISTCWLWYSMAILRTLNDHSGYHLPFFPSPEAHDFHHLKFNECYGFLGILDYLHGTDTLFRSSPPFKRHIVSLAIKPLRIQFPDEPKSKKNLNDKYSE; this is encoded by the exons ATGGACAAAGGGCAGCAACCATCGTTGTGGGCATGGGCGAGACATTCAGCTCTGCTAGTTGCCACCATCGTCGTGATTTTCGCAGCGTTTAGCAACAGTCTAACTTG GTATTTGCAGCAACTTTGGGGAGCTTCGGGAGACTTTTGGCAATCGCTATGGAATCGATTCCTCGATCGATTCGGAGACGACGAATTCAGCCTCTTTGTTTACG GAACGACTATTCTAACCATGGGCCTGTATTGGGGTGTTGGCTCTATCTACGTCATGAtggattattttaatttacccAAATGGATTCGTAAATACAAAGTCCAGCTTGGTACCAACGAACCCGTCGACCGAAAGCGGCTCATCACG GCTGTTGGTCATGTGTTGtttaatcaaatatttgtCGGCATTCCGTTCGCCGCCTTTGGATATtggatgatgaaaaaaccttTAGCGCCATTCCGTGAGCTGCCAAATTTCAGCCGTGTGCTACTAG AGTTGGCCGTTTTTATCGTCGTTGAAGAaattgtcttttattattcacACAG GTTTTTACATCACAGACGGCTGTACAAATACATCCACAAGAAGCATCACGAGTGGACTGCACCCATCGCTGTAACTGCTATTTACTGCCATCCGCTTGAGCACCTCTTGTCTAATATTGTGCCTCCAGCTCTG GGCACAATCATCATGAGCTCGCACATTTCCACTTGTTGGCTTTGGTATTCTATGGCCATCCTTAGGACGTTGAATGATCACTCGGGCTATCATTTGCCCTTTTTCCCGTCGCCAGAGGCACACGATTTTCATCATCTGAAGTTCAATGAATGTTACGGCTTTCTCGGTATTCTTGACTACCTTCACGGAACCGACACATTATTTCGTTCCTCGCCTCCTTTCAAGCGTCATATTGTGTCCTTAGCCATAAAACCGCTTCGTATACAGTTCCCCGATGAgcccaaaagtaaaaaaaacctgaatGACAAGTACAGCGAATAA
- the LOC124204165 gene encoding lysosomal alpha-mannosidase-like, producing MRLEHIYDVGEDSILSQPATVSIEGLFPGFTVTSAEETMLGGNQFKKDSNMLVWNVASTSNRNEDGQQIWDERAIPAVQLKPMEIRTFIITLVRI from the exons ATGAGGTTGGAGCACATTTACGATGTCGGTGAAGACAGCATTTTATCACAGCCGGCTACAGTGTCGATCGAG gGTTTATTTCCTGGATTCACCGTTACTTCGGCGGAGGAAACTATGTTGGGCGGTAATCAGTTCAAGAAAGACTCGAACATGTTAGTTTGGAACGTTGCGTCCACTTCCAACAGAAATGAGGACGGACAGCAGATTTGGGACGAACGCGCTATTCCGGCAGTGCAATTAAAACCAATGGAAATCCGCACATTTATCATTACTTTAGTTCGCATTTAG